One window from the genome of Anolis sagrei isolate rAnoSag1 chromosome 4, rAnoSag1.mat, whole genome shotgun sequence encodes:
- the OC90 gene encoding otoconin-90 isoform X2, whose amino-acid sequence MMVILLVKVLMILHSSGGQGPETPALPMDLPLVTENNITFFNGVFANVESVAVFFDCLGSHFTWLQSIFTNFPALLNFVNKMKCVTGICPREFEDYGCACRFEMEGLPVDEVDNCCFQHRKCYEEANDEECMWDPAKMTMDVSCLTKNITCESEDSCELFLCNCDKAAIECFLHSRFNSSMNSLDVSFCPTPVTEMPTEKSLTTVKISDLQDQRIEDTQLTDTSVAEATPPPTSGTVVEMSGTEYIPSDISDPLVKDLEEGAVTPDMESGGGLESLREGVISQEGVTATLDSFRSGVISQEGITALLENSMPGGTMDMSSDPTEEAFFTRETPSASSDMNSNDPRMVPTSDTPGQATEHENNFKIIGEEGARLSTVAPEETSDPGESFGEVCDRYTFLQLRENGRIKRVLPQLGEMLYCLTDRCPEEFELYGCYCGQEGRGQPSDDLDRCCFSHHCCLEQVRKLGCHPERNSRSEVVCFDHTPKCIGWTMCEKLLCSCDKAAAECMAAASFNETFSSPNRQACHEDKLLCRRGGHGRPLSSPGIGTGSSTSSEEDSSSEEAASPKTLLRRGKRAALLEARRNARPSPPRTR is encoded by the exons ACTGTTTAGGTTCCCACTTCACCTGGCTCCAGTCTATATTCACCAACTTTCCTGCGTTGCTCAACTTTGTGAACAAAATGAAGTGCGTGACTGGCATTTGCCCAAGAGAGTTCGAAGACTATGGTTGTGCCTGCCGGTTTGAGATGGAAGGCCTCCCTGTAGATGAAGTAGATAA ttgctgtttccaacaccGAAAGTGCTACGAAGAGGCAAATGATGAAGAATGTATGTGGGATCCTGCCAAGATGACTATGGATGTCAGCTGTCTCACCAAAAATATCACCTGTG AGTCTGAAGATTCCTGTGAGCTCTTTCTCTGCAACTGTGACAAAGCAGCCATTGAATGTTTTTTGCACTCCCGGTTTAATTCTTCCATGAACAGTTTGGATGTTTCATTCTGTCCGACTCCAGTTACAG AGATGCCTACTGAGAAGAGCCTGACAACAGTTAAAATTTCAG ACCTTCAAGATCAGAGGATTGAAGACACACAGTTGACAGACACATCTGTGGCAGAGG CTACTCCACCACCCACCAGTGGAACAGTAGTAGAGATGTCAGGGACAGAAT ATATTCCTTCCGATATTAGTGACCCGCTGGTGAAGGACTTGGAAGAGGGAG CTGTTACACCGGACATGGAGAGTGGTGGAGGATTGGAAAGCCTCAGAGAAGGAG TAATATCACAGGAGGGTGTAACTGCTACTTTGGACAGTTTCAGGTCAGGAG TAATATCACAAGAAGGCATAACTGCTCTTTTGGAAAACTCCATGCCAGGAG GAACCATGGATATGTCTTCAGATCCAACTGAGGAAGCTTTCTTCACAAGGGAAACCCCTTCTGCTTCATCTGATATGAACTCAAATGATCCTCGAATGGTGCCAACCTCAGATACTCCAGGGCAAGCTACAGAGCATG AGAATAATTTCAAGATCATTGGAGAGGAAGGTGCAAGATTGTCCACCGTGGCTCCAGAAGAGACATCAGATCCCGGGGAATCCTTTGGAGAAG TTTGTGACCGCTACACCTTTCtgcaactgagagaaaatggaaGAATCAAGAGGGTATTGCCACAATTAGGCGAGATGCTTTATTGCTTAACCGATCGATGCCCAGAAGAGTTTGAATTATATGGCTGCTACTGTGGCCAGGAAGGGAGAGGCCAGCCATCAGATGACCTGGACAG GTGCTGTTTCTCTCACCATTGCTGCTTGGAACAAGTTAGGAAGTTGGGATGCCACCCAGAAAGAAATTCCAGATCTGAGGTTGTCTGTTTTGATCACACACCAAAGT GTATTGGATGGACCATGTGCGAAAAGCTCCTGTGTTCTTGTGATAAGGCAGCGGCCGAGTGCATGGCTGCAGCTTCTTTCAATGAAACCTTCAGCTCCCCAAACAGACAAGCTTGCCATGAGGACAAACTGCTTTGCCGCAGGGGAGGGCACGGAAGGCCCCTGAGTAGCCCTGGGATTGGGACTGGGTCCTCAACTTCCAGTGAGGAAGACAGCAGCAGTGAGGAGGCAGCGTCACCCAAGACTCTCttgagaaggggaaagagagcagCGCTCCTGGAGGCAAGGAGAAATGCCAGACCGTCACCACCACGAACCAGATAA
- the OC90 gene encoding otoconin-90 isoform X1 codes for MMVILLVKVLMILHSSGGQGPETPALPMDLPLVTENNITFFNGVFANVESVAVFFDCLGSHFTWLQSIFTNFPALLNFVNKMKCVTGICPREFEDYGCACRFEMEGLPVDEVDNCCFQHRKCYEEANDEECMWDPAKMTMDVSCLTKNITCESEDSCELFLCNCDKAAIECFLHSRFNSSMNSLDVSFCPTPVTEMPTEKSLTTVKISDLQDQRIEDTQLTDTSVAEATPPPTSGTVVEMSGTEFTSQDRILGIHGGGGDIPSDISDPLVKDLEEGAVTPDMESGGGLESLREGVISQEGVTATLDSFRSGVISQEGITALLENSMPGGTMDMSSDPTEEAFFTRETPSASSDMNSNDPRMVPTSDTPGQATEHENNFKIIGEEGARLSTVAPEETSDPGESFGEVCDRYTFLQLRENGRIKRVLPQLGEMLYCLTDRCPEEFELYGCYCGQEGRGQPSDDLDRCCFSHHCCLEQVRKLGCHPERNSRSEVVCFDHTPKCIGWTMCEKLLCSCDKAAAECMAAASFNETFSSPNRQACHEDKLLCRRGGHGRPLSSPGIGTGSSTSSEEDSSSEEAASPKTLLRRGKRAALLEARRNARPSPPRTR; via the exons ACTGTTTAGGTTCCCACTTCACCTGGCTCCAGTCTATATTCACCAACTTTCCTGCGTTGCTCAACTTTGTGAACAAAATGAAGTGCGTGACTGGCATTTGCCCAAGAGAGTTCGAAGACTATGGTTGTGCCTGCCGGTTTGAGATGGAAGGCCTCCCTGTAGATGAAGTAGATAA ttgctgtttccaacaccGAAAGTGCTACGAAGAGGCAAATGATGAAGAATGTATGTGGGATCCTGCCAAGATGACTATGGATGTCAGCTGTCTCACCAAAAATATCACCTGTG AGTCTGAAGATTCCTGTGAGCTCTTTCTCTGCAACTGTGACAAAGCAGCCATTGAATGTTTTTTGCACTCCCGGTTTAATTCTTCCATGAACAGTTTGGATGTTTCATTCTGTCCGACTCCAGTTACAG AGATGCCTACTGAGAAGAGCCTGACAACAGTTAAAATTTCAG ACCTTCAAGATCAGAGGATTGAAGACACACAGTTGACAGACACATCTGTGGCAGAGG CTACTCCACCACCCACCAGTGGAACAGTAGTAGAGATGTCAGGGACAGAAT TTACTTCCCAAGATAGAATTCTTGGGatccatggaggaggaggag ATATTCCTTCCGATATTAGTGACCCGCTGGTGAAGGACTTGGAAGAGGGAG CTGTTACACCGGACATGGAGAGTGGTGGAGGATTGGAAAGCCTCAGAGAAGGAG TAATATCACAGGAGGGTGTAACTGCTACTTTGGACAGTTTCAGGTCAGGAG TAATATCACAAGAAGGCATAACTGCTCTTTTGGAAAACTCCATGCCAGGAG GAACCATGGATATGTCTTCAGATCCAACTGAGGAAGCTTTCTTCACAAGGGAAACCCCTTCTGCTTCATCTGATATGAACTCAAATGATCCTCGAATGGTGCCAACCTCAGATACTCCAGGGCAAGCTACAGAGCATG AGAATAATTTCAAGATCATTGGAGAGGAAGGTGCAAGATTGTCCACCGTGGCTCCAGAAGAGACATCAGATCCCGGGGAATCCTTTGGAGAAG TTTGTGACCGCTACACCTTTCtgcaactgagagaaaatggaaGAATCAAGAGGGTATTGCCACAATTAGGCGAGATGCTTTATTGCTTAACCGATCGATGCCCAGAAGAGTTTGAATTATATGGCTGCTACTGTGGCCAGGAAGGGAGAGGCCAGCCATCAGATGACCTGGACAG GTGCTGTTTCTCTCACCATTGCTGCTTGGAACAAGTTAGGAAGTTGGGATGCCACCCAGAAAGAAATTCCAGATCTGAGGTTGTCTGTTTTGATCACACACCAAAGT GTATTGGATGGACCATGTGCGAAAAGCTCCTGTGTTCTTGTGATAAGGCAGCGGCCGAGTGCATGGCTGCAGCTTCTTTCAATGAAACCTTCAGCTCCCCAAACAGACAAGCTTGCCATGAGGACAAACTGCTTTGCCGCAGGGGAGGGCACGGAAGGCCCCTGAGTAGCCCTGGGATTGGGACTGGGTCCTCAACTTCCAGTGAGGAAGACAGCAGCAGTGAGGAGGCAGCGTCACCCAAGACTCTCttgagaaggggaaagagagcagCGCTCCTGGAGGCAAGGAGAAATGCCAGACCGTCACCACCACGAACCAGATAA